A region from the Thermoplasmatales archaeon genome encodes:
- a CDS encoding putative transposase encodes MYAYKAVKQDFIASDNLLVLMHKFTGMVNLVIDIMIEKNLTSRNSVSREVYHELKEYNIPSYYYPEAINKAVALVKTYRKRLKKKQKATIPHVEKPMLATYYGFKISNGNLMIPVAARTYESIPLNAHTRKVISAVKVHSFALSAYTLSLTIGREVDSVECTTTAGVDRNLRNATVGNEFHHEIHDLSEIVEIKQRYRSKKSHFHRNDMRIQKKIASKYGKREKNRTAQIIHMTSKKIVMNAVQNREMIVLENVKGLINMTGKGDGRGNNYRFLLHNAFPYGMLASQIMYKGAWEGLTVIELSRKETRYTSKECSACGSLTRIEHDRMLKCDSCGLEIDRDVNACINIAGRGRTRLKRSFKGLPVEAVKQSKDAEQMAGSQVSTSI; translated from the coding sequence GTGTATGCATACAAGGCTGTGAAGCAGGATTTCATTGCTTCTGACAACCTGCTTGTATTGATGCATAAATTCACCGGGATGGTAAATCTCGTGATTGACATCATGATCGAGAAGAATCTCACATCTAGGAATTCTGTATCCAGGGAGGTTTACCATGAACTCAAGGAGTACAATATACCCTCATATTATTATCCTGAAGCCATCAACAAGGCAGTTGCACTCGTAAAGACATACAGGAAGAGACTGAAGAAGAAGCAGAAAGCAACCATACCCCATGTTGAGAAGCCCATGCTTGCCACATATTACGGTTTCAAGATAAGCAATGGTAATCTCATGATTCCCGTTGCAGCCAGGACATACGAATCCATACCGCTTAATGCACATACCCGGAAGGTCATATCGGCGGTGAAAGTGCATTCCTTTGCTTTGTCGGCATACACACTCTCTCTCACGATAGGGAGAGAGGTCGATTCTGTGGAATGCACCACTACAGCCGGTGTTGATCGGAACCTGAGGAATGCCACCGTCGGGAATGAATTCCATCATGAGATCCATGATCTCTCGGAGATCGTTGAGATCAAGCAACGTTACAGAAGCAAGAAGTCCCATTTCCACAGGAACGACATGAGAATACAGAAAAAGATTGCATCAAAGTATGGGAAGAGGGAAAAGAACAGGACAGCACAGATCATACACATGACAAGCAAAAAAATAGTCATGAATGCTGTTCAGAACAGGGAAATGATCGTCCTTGAGAATGTGAAGGGTCTCATAAACATGACAGGGAAGGGCGACGGTAGAGGAAACAATTACAGGTTCCTCCTGCACAATGCCTTTCCATATGGTATGCTTGCATCCCAGATAATGTACAAGGGGGCATGGGAAGGTCTCACTGTCATTGAATTATCAAGAAAGGAAACAAGGTATACCAGCAAGGAATGCTCGGCATGTGGGTCACTGACCCGAATAGAGCATGACAGGATGCTGAAATGTGATTCCTGCGGTCTTGAGATAGACCGGGATGTGAATGCCTGCATTAACATTGCAGGCAGGGGTCGGACAAGGCTGAAACGATCCTTTAAAGGCCTGCCAGTTGAAGCTGTGAAGCAGTCAAAAGATGCGGAGCAGATGGCAGGAAGTCAAGTATCAACGAGTATTTGA
- a CDS encoding putative transporter has translation MTIFSTMNAYYAGVSKLVQALARNDGIPKYFSKGNTHTGSASASILLITCLAVISLVMYWIFDISIATSFLAVSGAGMLTYIAGSSAGVRLLKLNGLQRLLPWASLVTSVVIMFFIGYVILVSVATFLLSLVYTKYVTHIHSENQ, from the coding sequence TTGACCATATTCAGCACAATGAATGCTTATTACGCAGGGGTCAGCAAACTTGTACAGGCACTAGCGCGGAATGACGGAATTCCAAAGTATTTCTCAAAAGGTAATACCCACACAGGGTCAGCATCAGCATCTATACTTCTTATCACATGCCTTGCAGTAATTTCGCTGGTCATGTATTGGATATTCGACATTTCAATAGCAACATCGTTTCTCGCAGTAAGCGGTGCGGGTATGTTAACATATATAGCGGGCTCATCTGCCGGAGTTCGCCTGCTAAAGCTGAATGGTTTGCAGAGGCTCCTCCCCTGGGCATCGCTGGTGACATCAGTAGTCATCATGTTTTTCATAGGTTACGTTATCCTTGTCAGCGTTGCTACCTTTCTTCTCTCACTCGTATATACCAAGTATGTTACTCATATCCATTCAGAAAATCAGTGA
- the ogt_1 gene encoding Methylated-DNA--protein-cysteine methyltransferase yields the protein MRNRTISKSSSFSAEIAVGSNELQEVKRQYGKLKINANRRTRIYYFPDCKLVRPKESRIVTFGSSSEAERAGYRLCNHCRSEEQRKQENLETISEICDYLKDHYSEKVTLSILGARFHISPHRIHSMFNSTIGVSPRKYMDEYRITKLKEKLSSGDSVTAAVYGVGHSSLSWLYTNSRSRLGMTPSKYRHGGAGEVISYVVGHTDFGEMVVAYTGHGICGVSLADSEEMIMKYLKREFRKATLVRVEDTNNYIKGILGYLNGKRVDLPLDFHGTEFQVKVWSALKNIPHGTTVTYSALAEMIEMPKAVRAVANACGRNPVPLIVPCHRVIRKSGELGGYGLGIDRKKKILELEKRTKATGDTND from the coding sequence TTGAGAAACAGAACTATTTCTAAAAGCAGTTCTTTTAGCGCGGAAATTGCTGTGGGTTCAAATGAACTTCAAGAGGTTAAGAGGCAATATGGTAAATTAAAAATAAACGCAAACCGAAGAACGAGAATATATTATTTCCCAGATTGCAAGCTGGTGAGACCCAAAGAATCCAGGATTGTTACATTCGGAAGTTCAAGTGAAGCTGAAAGGGCCGGATACAGGTTATGCAACCACTGCAGGTCGGAGGAGCAAAGGAAACAAGAGAATTTGGAAACCATCAGTGAGATATGCGATTACCTGAAGGATCACTATTCAGAAAAAGTCACTCTTTCCATACTAGGAGCCAGGTTTCACATCAGTCCCCATCGCATTCATTCAATGTTCAACAGCACAATAGGAGTCTCGCCTAGAAAATACATGGACGAATACCGGATAACCAAGCTTAAGGAAAAACTCAGCTCCGGGGATTCCGTTACCGCCGCCGTTTATGGTGTCGGTCACAGTTCGCTGAGCTGGCTATATACGAACTCCCGCTCGAGATTGGGTATGACTCCCTCAAAATACCGGCATGGCGGAGCGGGAGAAGTAATTTCTTATGTGGTGGGTCACACTGATTTTGGTGAAATGGTCGTTGCATACACGGGTCATGGAATCTGTGGCGTGAGCCTGGCAGACTCAGAAGAAATGATCATGAAGTATCTTAAGAGAGAATTCCGGAAGGCTACTCTCGTGCGGGTTGAAGACACCAACAACTACATCAAAGGAATACTTGGATACCTGAATGGAAAACGCGTCGACCTCCCTCTCGACTTCCATGGAACAGAGTTTCAGGTGAAAGTATGGAGTGCCCTCAAAAACATACCTCACGGAACGACCGTGACTTACAGTGCTCTGGCAGAAATGATAGAAATGCCAAAAGCAGTCCGAGCCGTAGCAAACGCATGCGGGAGAAACCCGGTACCGCTGATAGTCCCCTGTCACAGAGTCATCAGAAAAAGCGGAGAATTAGGAGGATATGGCCTTGGAATAGACAGGAAGAAAAAAATCCTTGAGTTGGAGAAAAGGACAAAAGCAACTGGCGATACAAATGACTGA
- a CDS encoding Major Facilitator Superfamily protein encodes MNNGVKALAFTSIAHFANDGTAFMFPVLIVYYTALVPVTVLGSLAIIYEVISGLLSMRVGSMADAGDRDNSLIALGIGILAGSVVAFALSFAFRQYLYEFLLLGIVMLGIGQAFYHPLGATVLSQSFGRDRAPSALGLNGAIASSGRAVMPFILVSLFAIIGIGAGLGVIAIYMFAAALAIYFGLKFFHRKKSKPQVMDEPVSKPSRIDAYRGFLLVLTVIVFIRSMFMMGVTTFAPTYLTYVLNSKSLMSILLSVSLLTSVFGQPIFGYLTSLKGGKFTIAISSLFSVIGFFIFLFTKSFVIIFFGYALFTFMAFTGFPVLLGYVGQVVPSEFSTRSNSMVWGVGNTIGGAAGIAVYTIVYPYIGLADAMWIMLLFAIISGLMLPLLPSKDKKYETVT; translated from the coding sequence ATGAATAATGGCGTAAAGGCTCTCGCCTTCACCTCAATTGCGCATTTCGCAAACGATGGCACAGCCTTTATGTTTCCGGTTCTGATCGTATATTACACCGCACTTGTTCCTGTAACTGTTCTCGGGTCCCTTGCAATAATTTACGAGGTTATATCCGGTTTACTAAGCATGCGTGTCGGTTCCATGGCAGATGCAGGCGATCGTGACAATTCGCTGATTGCGCTTGGCATAGGGATTCTTGCAGGTTCAGTAGTTGCATTTGCGCTTTCATTTGCCTTCAGGCAGTATCTCTATGAATTTCTCCTTCTCGGTATTGTAATGTTGGGAATTGGCCAGGCATTTTATCATCCGCTGGGAGCTACGGTACTTTCCCAGTCTTTCGGACGTGATAGAGCACCCTCGGCGCTTGGCTTGAATGGAGCAATAGCAAGTTCCGGTAGAGCAGTCATGCCATTCATATTGGTTTCACTTTTTGCAATTATAGGAATAGGGGCTGGGCTAGGAGTAATCGCTATTTACATGTTTGCTGCTGCTTTGGCGATTTACTTTGGTTTAAAGTTCTTTCACAGAAAAAAGTCCAAGCCTCAAGTAATGGATGAACCTGTCAGCAAGCCATCACGGATAGATGCATACAGGGGCTTCCTACTCGTTCTGACAGTCATTGTTTTCATAAGATCCATGTTCATGATGGGAGTAACCACATTCGCACCAACTTATCTCACATATGTGCTCAATTCGAAGAGCCTGATGAGCATCCTGCTCTCCGTGAGTCTTCTTACTTCGGTTTTTGGACAGCCAATTTTTGGATACCTTACCTCGCTTAAAGGCGGAAAATTCACGATTGCCATCAGTTCTCTTTTTTCTGTTATAGGGTTTTTCATATTCCTGTTTACAAAGAGCTTTGTCATAATCTTTTTCGGCTATGCACTTTTCACATTCATGGCATTTACCGGATTCCCCGTGCTTCTGGGTTATGTGGGGCAGGTCGTTCCAAGCGAGTTCTCTACCCGTTCTAACTCAATGGTATGGGGGGTCGGAAATACGATCGGCGGCGCAGCGGGAATCGCAGTATACACGATCGTGTATCCATATATTGGTCTGGCAGATGCAATGTGGATAATGTTACTGTTTGCCATAATTTCCGGGTTGATGCTTCCCCTCTTGCCTTCAAAGGATAAAAAATATGAAACCGTGACATAA
- the btuF_1 gene encoding Vitamin B12-binding protein, giving the protein MRKLLSCNGSEITLPEEVNRIISFSPSVTEILFQLGMEDRIVGISAFCARPEGTKKKRRVGSYGSARVEILDELKPDLILTISGYQKQFSDRISEKFPVYMFELPSTVAGIIDLVSRVGIVVNRNDEARKLSRGLLKAIPTVGGTRSLRGYLEIDLGGPVSFGSMSYITDALHLMGVESIYRNFSSEWLTPDDRYIIENDPEIIFYEHKMYRDFPDNEMQKIIKERKWDRTFAGRMGSVFPTPGTLDFFAHHGPSFITEVMPWAMRHIRDCLK; this is encoded by the coding sequence ATGAGAAAGCTGCTGAGCTGTAACGGAAGCGAGATAACTTTACCCGAGGAAGTAAACAGGATAATAAGTTTCAGCCCTTCTGTTACTGAGATCCTGTTCCAGCTGGGCATGGAGGACAGGATAGTTGGCATATCCGCTTTCTGTGCACGACCCGAAGGGACAAAAAAGAAGAGACGTGTTGGCAGTTATGGGTCCGCAAGGGTAGAAATACTGGACGAGCTCAAGCCCGATCTTATTCTCACAATATCTGGATATCAGAAACAATTCTCCGATCGCATATCCGAAAAGTTCCCGGTTTACATGTTCGAGCTCCCTTCAACAGTGGCGGGTATAATTGACCTTGTATCACGGGTCGGAATTGTTGTGAACAGAAATGACGAGGCGCGGAAACTATCCAGAGGCCTTCTGAAAGCGATACCTACGGTCGGAGGAACACGAAGCCTGAGAGGTTACCTGGAAATCGACCTTGGTGGGCCGGTCTCATTTGGTTCCATGAGCTATATCACCGATGCTCTCCATCTCATGGGTGTCGAAAGCATTTACAGGAATTTCAGCAGCGAATGGTTGACTCCGGACGATAGATACATCATCGAGAATGACCCGGAGATCATTTTTTATGAGCATAAGATGTACAGGGACTTCCCTGATAATGAGATGCAGAAAATTATTAAAGAAAGGAAGTGGGACAGGACCTTCGCGGGTAGGATGGGCTCAGTTTTCCCGACTCCTGGAACGCTTGACTTCTTCGCCCATCATGGGCCCTCCTTCATTACTGAAGTTATGCCGTGGGCAATGCGACATATCAGGGACTGCCTAAAATGA
- a CDS encoding single-stranded DNA-binding protein — MEGTTKIKDLTPSSRRVNVLAKVVSVGEPKSIQTRFGEEKSVTEVIIADETGKIILSLWGDQAVQATDGATLYIDNGYVSLVRGHMRLNVGKYGTLSEGTEEVPSTNEELDMSEKEYENQYRSGSGGFRGGSGGGSGSYRRYGSGGGSGGNRSYGGRGRRDSDNNED; from the coding sequence ATGGAAGGAACTACCAAAATAAAAGACCTAACACCTTCTTCAAGACGTGTCAACGTTCTTGCAAAGGTTGTATCAGTAGGCGAGCCAAAATCGATCCAGACTAGATTTGGAGAGGAAAAGTCGGTAACGGAAGTAATCATAGCAGACGAAACCGGAAAGATAATACTTTCACTTTGGGGAGACCAGGCAGTTCAGGCTACTGACGGCGCGACGCTCTACATAGACAATGGATACGTTTCCCTTGTCAGGGGTCACATGAGACTCAATGTCGGAAAATACGGCACTTTGAGCGAGGGCACTGAAGAGGTCCCAAGCACAAACGAAGAACTCGACATGAGCGAAAAGGAATACGAAAACCAGTACAGAAGCGGTAGCGGAGGTTTCAGAGGCGGCAGCGGCGGTGGATCCGGATCTTATCGCAGATACGGTAGCGGCGGCGGCAGCGGCGGAAACAGAAGTTACGGCGGAAGAGGAAGAAGAGATTCCGATAACAACGAGGATTAA
- the lig_1 gene encoding DNA ligase has translation MKFSEVTRSFDELSNTTKRLELGSILVELLKKAGDDLKILVYLIQGKLAPDYLGIETGVSEKIIIKALSAVSGTHETVLGKRLVKEGDIGELVESVLSEKKQASLEIRELTVKSVHESLLKLSQSKGKGSIELKINTLKSIFISGTPTDSKYIARIIEGKLRLGIADSTIVDALTLAFASKEDQQAVDTAYNFHPDIGYIAELLRKGDITTIRTIGPEPLVPFKVMLAERLPNIRAIMEKMESGAAFEYKYDGLRTQIHKSGNEIKIFSRGTEDVTGQFPDIVRAMHDTFQCDTCILDGESVPYNPDTGELYPFQVVSQRRGRKYDLGEKQNEIPITVFLFDILYLNGKTLAGMPYSERRTILEKTFTEGQSFKLARRLISSDEEEIKSFFNQSIDDGCEGVVAKSMGETSIYRAGARGWLWIKLKKDYQAELSDTLDLVAVGAFGGQGRRKGRYGALLMASYNQDNDTFETICKLGSGFTDEFLISMSKTLSEETVESRPARVVSNIEPDVWLNPRMVMEIIAAEITVSPVHTCAFGLVEKSSGLAIRFPRFNGMVRDDKKPEDATTTSEILEMFLSQKKTVSD, from the coding sequence ATGAAATTTTCTGAGGTAACCAGAAGCTTCGATGAGCTTTCGAACACTACAAAGAGGCTTGAGCTTGGCTCCATCCTGGTAGAACTGTTAAAAAAAGCCGGCGATGATCTGAAGATCCTGGTCTATCTCATACAGGGTAAGCTGGCCCCAGACTATCTTGGTATAGAGACGGGCGTTTCAGAGAAGATCATAATCAAGGCACTATCAGCGGTTTCCGGAACCCATGAAACGGTTCTGGGAAAGCGCCTTGTGAAGGAGGGAGATATAGGTGAACTGGTGGAGTCGGTGCTAAGTGAAAAGAAGCAGGCATCGCTTGAGATTCGGGAACTTACCGTGAAATCTGTTCATGAATCTTTGCTGAAACTATCGCAGTCAAAAGGCAAGGGCAGCATAGAACTGAAGATAAACACCCTGAAGAGCATATTCATAAGCGGTACGCCGACTGACTCGAAGTACATAGCACGTATCATAGAGGGAAAATTACGCTTAGGTATAGCAGACTCCACAATAGTGGATGCTCTCACACTTGCGTTTGCATCCAAGGAGGATCAACAGGCTGTGGATACTGCCTACAATTTTCACCCGGACATCGGGTACATTGCCGAGCTCTTGAGGAAAGGGGACATTACGACAATTCGCACTATAGGCCCGGAGCCACTAGTACCCTTCAAGGTAATGCTTGCTGAGCGGCTACCAAACATTAGAGCCATAATGGAAAAAATGGAAAGTGGAGCTGCCTTTGAATATAAGTATGATGGGCTCAGGACACAGATACACAAATCCGGCAATGAGATCAAAATATTTTCACGTGGGACTGAAGATGTTACCGGGCAGTTTCCGGACATTGTTAGAGCGATGCACGATACATTCCAATGCGACACCTGCATACTCGACGGGGAATCCGTTCCTTACAACCCCGATACTGGTGAACTTTACCCGTTCCAGGTTGTCTCGCAGCGTAGAGGGAGGAAATATGATCTTGGAGAAAAGCAGAATGAGATACCCATCACCGTATTTCTTTTTGACATCCTCTACCTGAACGGGAAAACACTTGCCGGCATGCCATACAGTGAACGGAGAACAATATTAGAAAAAACCTTCACCGAGGGACAATCGTTCAAGCTCGCCAGGAGACTTATCTCAAGCGACGAGGAGGAGATCAAGTCATTTTTCAACCAGTCAATAGATGATGGTTGCGAAGGGGTAGTTGCAAAGAGCATGGGTGAAACCTCGATCTATCGTGCCGGGGCAAGAGGCTGGCTATGGATAAAACTGAAGAAGGATTATCAGGCTGAACTCTCCGACACGTTAGACCTCGTTGCAGTGGGTGCATTCGGCGGGCAAGGAAGGAGGAAAGGCAGATACGGAGCACTCCTGATGGCCAGCTATAACCAGGACAATGATACATTCGAGACTATCTGCAAGCTGGGGTCGGGGTTCACTGATGAATTCCTGATATCAATGTCAAAAACGCTTTCAGAGGAAACTGTTGAGTCAAGGCCGGCGCGGGTTGTTTCCAACATTGAACCGGACGTCTGGCTAAACCCAAGAATGGTTATGGAGATAATCGCAGCAGAGATAACAGTCAGCCCAGTACACACATGTGCATTTGGCCTGGTTGAGAAGAGTTCTGGACTTGCTATACGATTCCCAAGGTTCAACGGCATGGTCAGAGATGACAAAAAACCGGAGGATGCCACAACAACTTCAGAAATCCTGGAAATGTTTCTTAGCCAGAAGAAGACTGTATCTGATTAA
- a CDS encoding tRNA pseudouridine synthase A produces the protein MGYVFKFAYDGTKFSGYQKGNGQNSIEDTIVNNLNSAGINSRIMSAARTDRGVSALGNAVYIDSDEKPNKIAGVINAGCKDMIFHSYSPAEDGFKPRHCDMKVYRYILQAWNLEIEKFSETLQHFVGTHDFSSFSRTDGRNPVRTIDRIEVTKSDQMVYADFYGQSFLWNQIRNIIAYALRNHESNADADPFEMKTRFSGLAEPYPLVLMDILYSKLTFSRIPLLSYGKRIKADIAFYSVKLERDKFLLDFVSGKEFSYAFNFTGDERP, from the coding sequence ATGGGATACGTCTTTAAATTTGCATACGACGGCACAAAATTTTCCGGGTACCAGAAAGGGAACGGACAGAATAGTATCGAGGACACGATCGTGAATAATCTGAACTCTGCTGGGATAAACAGCAGAATCATGTCAGCCGCGAGGACAGACAGAGGCGTATCAGCGTTGGGCAACGCAGTTTACATTGATTCTGATGAGAAACCGAATAAGATTGCCGGAGTGATAAATGCAGGATGCAAGGACATGATCTTTCACTCATATTCTCCAGCCGAGGATGGATTCAAGCCAAGACACTGTGACATGAAAGTTTACCGCTACATCCTGCAGGCGTGGAACCTGGAGATTGAGAAGTTCTCGGAAACGCTCCAACACTTTGTGGGAACTCACGATTTCTCATCCTTTTCCCGGACAGATGGCAGGAATCCGGTAAGAACCATTGACCGGATAGAGGTTACCAAGTCGGATCAAATGGTATATGCCGACTTTTATGGCCAGAGTTTTCTCTGGAACCAGATACGCAATATAATTGCTTATGCGCTACGGAACCATGAATCAAATGCAGACGCTGATCCCTTTGAGATGAAGACAAGGTTTTCAGGCCTTGCAGAGCCATATCCGCTTGTCCTGATGGACATCCTTTATTCTAAACTGACGTTCTCCAGGATACCCCTTCTGAGCTACGGGAAACGAATCAAGGCAGATATTGCGTTCTACTCAGTGAAACTTGAGCGGGATAAATTCCTGCTCGACTTCGTGTCGGGAAAGGAATTCAGTTATGCTTTTAACTTCACAGGGGATGAGAGACCATGA
- a CDS encoding geranylgeranyl reductase family protein produces MINVAGLGSAGSYLLRRLDQEGFEYQGFDPKRPDYYIPCGYATNLDRIKVFADRAGLEIEDYAPVRSRNVTFAGNGFNPVSFPGKGIGTFDKNRFEADLINGLRFVRKTLGKRDEAEIFIDATGVSRQLLGRVEGDRLLYAKEFLADSAKHDDFYFYFFSNGSGYYWEFPLENGYHVGAGALSLDTVNEALLSVKSGKVAGRKIRMKPLFDNISSGNTIGVGESIGLVSPLTGEGIIPALESAEMLIQSLKKHDDLSTITNDYRRQIMKKYGYYEQLYELVSAIQSQRALKVSSLRSALFARKDLSGFGIGFSIRKVIGHFL; encoded by the coding sequence ATGATAAATGTTGCTGGACTCGGATCGGCTGGATCCTACCTACTGAGGAGGCTCGATCAGGAAGGTTTTGAGTATCAGGGCTTTGATCCGAAGCGACCGGATTATTACATACCATGTGGATACGCTACCAACCTTGACAGGATCAAAGTATTCGCCGACAGGGCCGGCCTAGAGATTGAGGATTATGCTCCAGTGCGTTCCAGAAATGTAACATTCGCTGGAAATGGCTTTAATCCTGTGTCCTTTCCTGGAAAGGGGATCGGAACATTTGACAAGAACCGCTTCGAGGCAGATCTGATAAATGGATTGCGGTTTGTCAGGAAAACACTCGGAAAAAGGGATGAAGCTGAAATTTTCATTGATGCTACAGGCGTTTCCAGGCAATTGCTTGGCAGGGTAGAAGGTGATCGTTTGCTGTATGCAAAGGAATTCCTCGCTGATAGTGCCAAACATGATGATTTCTACTTCTACTTCTTCAGTAACGGATCTGGTTATTACTGGGAATTCCCACTTGAAAATGGTTACCATGTGGGTGCAGGGGCGCTCTCTCTTGACACAGTGAACGAAGCTCTGCTATCAGTAAAATCGGGCAAGGTAGCTGGCAGGAAGATCAGGATGAAGCCCTTATTCGATAACATCAGTTCCGGAAATACAATAGGAGTTGGCGAGTCCATAGGACTGGTTTCTCCACTTACAGGGGAAGGTATCATCCCTGCACTGGAATCAGCCGAGATGCTCATACAGTCCCTGAAGAAGCACGATGATCTTAGCACCATTACAAATGACTACAGGCGTCAGATAATGAAAAAATACGGATATTATGAGCAGCTGTACGAACTGGTATCCGCAATTCAAAGCCAAAGAGCGCTGAAGGTTTCCAGTCTTCGGTCTGCGCTATTTGCAAGAAAAGACCTGTCGGGATTTGGGATTGGGTTCAGCATCAGGAAGGTCATAGGGCACTTTCTCTGA
- a CDS encoding short chain dehydrogenase, whose amino-acid sequence MTMQSNGSRSEVMVDLVNYSRKLGSDENLVLHGGGNTSAKTEEIDHTGVKRRILRVKGSGSDLSTISEKGFTGLRLDDLVSAEKISVMSDESMADYLRKSMVDPSEPSPSVESFLHAFIPSRFVMHSHADSILSITNTDLQEDAVAGILGNVIVLPYIPPGFKLAKAILAIGKDAIGKVDGIVLSRHGLFTFSDSAEDAWNRHTKIVAAANRYIEKKVKSRFKPVFEPVPEAEVERIIPVIRGGVSRHSKKILNVDCSGLSREIALSIEGEKFSTAGPATPDMLIRTKYDYLYLESLENVAIQVEKFAKNYSEEYRKYVNGYPMHDPNPSIVVIRGYGIITCGITEKEARIIHDQALHTFIVNTNADTISHHSFISRQEAYDMEYWPLEEAKLRKFTPKKLQGSISLVTGAANGIGLESFRKLSENGSVVVACDVDRKIEEVAAEVTRKTGIASLAVIVNLSNVKEIRDMFRLIIRKYGGIDIIFNNAGILKSDRIEEVKIEDMDLHYAVIARGSFIITQEALKIMKAQNIGGNMVFNVTKNLLHPGPGMTSYGSAKAFAAHVCHYAAKEGGPFGIRSNIINPDKIFRGSKIWENGVLEARAKAKGQTVEEYKTQNLLKREVLPEHVANVLIALLDEDTFGATTDAMIPVDGGVV is encoded by the coding sequence ATGACAATGCAATCCAATGGCTCCCGTTCAGAAGTGATGGTCGATCTGGTAAATTATTCTAGAAAGCTCGGCTCCGATGAAAATCTGGTCTTGCATGGCGGCGGGAACACATCCGCAAAAACAGAAGAAATCGATCATACGGGAGTAAAACGCAGGATTCTCAGGGTAAAGGGTAGCGGTTCAGATCTTTCTACTATCAGTGAAAAGGGATTCACGGGACTGAGACTCGATGATCTTGTTTCAGCAGAGAAAATTTCGGTGATGTCCGATGAATCCATGGCCGACTACCTCAGGAAGAGCATGGTTGATCCTTCAGAACCATCGCCATCGGTGGAGTCCTTTCTGCACGCTTTCATACCAAGTAGATTTGTAATGCATTCCCATGCTGATTCAATTCTTTCCATTACCAACACTGACCTTCAAGAGGATGCAGTTGCCGGGATACTTGGCAATGTGATAGTCCTGCCCTATATTCCGCCGGGATTCAAGCTGGCAAAAGCTATACTGGCCATAGGAAAGGACGCGATCGGAAAGGTAGATGGAATTGTTCTTTCCAGGCACGGTCTGTTCACATTTTCTGACAGTGCGGAGGATGCGTGGAACAGACATACAAAGATTGTGGCAGCTGCCAACAGATACATAGAGAAAAAGGTGAAATCCAGGTTCAAGCCGGTATTTGAACCAGTGCCGGAAGCAGAAGTGGAGCGCATTATCCCGGTTATCAGAGGGGGAGTCTCCAGGCATAGCAAGAAGATACTAAACGTAGATTGCTCCGGCCTATCTAGAGAAATAGCGCTGTCAATTGAGGGAGAGAAATTTTCAACAGCCGGTCCTGCCACGCCGGATATGCTGATCAGGACAAAGTACGATTACCTCTATCTCGAAAGCTTAGAAAATGTGGCGATCCAGGTAGAGAAATTTGCAAAAAATTATTCAGAGGAGTACAGGAAATACGTAAATGGATATCCCATGCATGATCCAAATCCATCAATTGTTGTGATCAGAGGATATGGGATAATAACATGCGGAATCACAGAGAAGGAGGCCAGGATTATACACGACCAGGCGCTTCACACATTTATCGTGAACACAAATGCAGATACAATCTCCCATCATTCCTTCATTTCCAGGCAGGAAGCCTATGACATGGAATACTGGCCGCTTGAGGAGGCAAAACTGAGGAAGTTCACTCCGAAAAAACTGCAGGGGAGCATATCACTCGTGACTGGAGCTGCAAACGGGATAGGGCTGGAGTCGTTCAGGAAACTTTCAGAAAATGGAAGCGTCGTTGTAGCCTGCGATGTCGACAGAAAGATTGAGGAAGTAGCAGCTGAAGTGACCAGGAAAACAGGAATTGCCAGCCTGGCTGTCATTGTGAACCTTTCAAATGTGAAGGAGATAAGGGATATGTTTCGCCTCATAATCAGGAAGTATGGCGGAATTGACATAATATTCAACAACGCGGGAATCCTGAAAAGCGACAGGATTGAGGAGGTGAAGATTGAGGACATGGACTTGCATTATGCGGTGATAGCAAGAGGGAGTTTTATAATTACGCAGGAAGCACTGAAAATAATGAAGGCCCAGAATATCGGTGGAAACATGGTCTTCAACGTCACAAAAAACCTCCTGCATCCAGGCCCAGGCATGACTTCCTACGGGTCGGCAAAGGCATTTGCTGCACACGTCTGCCACTATGCCGCGAAGGAGGGCGGACCGTTTGGGATAAGATCCAACATAATAAATCCTGATAAGATCTTCCGGGGTTCAAAAATATGGGAAAATGGAGTCCTTGAAGCCAGGGCTAAGGCTAAGGGACAGACCGTCGAGGAATACAAGACACAGAATCTGCTGAAGCGGGAAGTCCTGCCGGAACACGTTGCAAACGTGCTCATTGCACTGCTTGATGAAGACACATTCGGAGCAACTACCGATGCAATGATACCGGTGGATGGCGGTGTGGTCTGA